In Pseudomonas saudiphocaensis, one DNA window encodes the following:
- a CDS encoding LON peptidase substrate-binding domain-containing protein, whose product MKLPLFPLDTVLFPGCMLDLQIFEARYLDMISRCLKAGHGFGVVHIIEGSEVGTAAKLFARTGCEALIRDWQQRPNGLLGIRVEGGRRFDVGVSEVQPDQLTLAEVDWRDEPEELPLTEQHAELATLREALGQHPMIEALGMGGAARGQRSLAHQLAYLLPFQPEQKLELLRLDDPSRQLENIQLWLEQLQGDSAQ is encoded by the coding sequence ATGAAGTTGCCGCTGTTCCCCCTCGATACCGTGCTGTTCCCCGGATGCATGCTCGACCTGCAAATTTTCGAGGCGCGTTATCTGGATATGATCAGCCGCTGCCTGAAGGCCGGGCATGGCTTCGGCGTGGTGCACATCATCGAGGGCAGTGAGGTCGGCACTGCGGCAAAGCTGTTCGCCCGGACCGGCTGCGAGGCACTGATTCGCGACTGGCAGCAGCGTCCCAATGGCCTGTTGGGGATTCGCGTGGAGGGTGGCCGGCGTTTCGATGTGGGGGTGAGCGAGGTGCAGCCTGACCAGCTGACGCTGGCCGAGGTCGACTGGCGCGACGAGCCGGAAGAGTTGCCGCTTACCGAACAACATGCCGAGCTGGCCACCTTGCGCGAGGCCCTCGGTCAGCATCCGATGATCGAGGCTCTGGGTATGGGTGGCGCGGCAAGGGGGCAGCGCTCCCTGGCGCATCAGCTGGCTTATCTGCTGCCGTTCCAGCCGGAGCAGAAGCTGGAACTGCTGCGCCTGGATGACCCGTCGCGCCAGCTGGAGAACATTCAGCTGTGGCTTGAACAGTTGCAGGGTGATAGTGCGCAGTAG
- a CDS encoding LrgB family protein translates to MQWQAAWEAVIHHPLFGVAITLGAFQLAFAAYEKTRWVFLQPVLVSMLLVVGILLACGIGYEEYRFSAQMLTVLLGPATVALAVPLYLNLRRIRELFGPIMLTLLIAGNLATALGMGLAWAFGADQMILMTLAPKSVTSPIAMLVAEQIGGVVALAAVFVMITGIIGAIFGPELLRRFGVQHPAARGMALGLTSHAVGTAQALQEGDECGAFAALAMSLMGVMTAVLLPLAVTLLM, encoded by the coding sequence CTGCAATGGCAGGCCGCCTGGGAGGCGGTTATTCACCATCCGCTGTTTGGTGTGGCCATCACCCTGGGCGCCTTTCAGCTGGCGTTTGCCGCCTATGAAAAGACCCGCTGGGTGTTCCTGCAGCCGGTGCTGGTGTCCATGTTGTTGGTGGTGGGCATTCTTCTCGCCTGTGGCATCGGCTATGAGGAGTACCGCTTCAGCGCACAGATGCTCACCGTCCTGCTGGGGCCGGCTACGGTCGCCCTGGCGGTGCCGCTCTACCTCAATCTGCGGCGAATTCGCGAGTTGTTCGGGCCGATCATGCTGACGCTGTTGATCGCCGGCAACCTGGCGACGGCGCTGGGCATGGGGCTGGCCTGGGCCTTCGGCGCCGATCAGATGATCCTGATGACCTTGGCACCGAAGTCCGTGACGTCTCCCATTGCGATGCTGGTGGCAGAGCAGATCGGCGGGGTGGTGGCGCTGGCGGCGGTGTTCGTGATGATCACCGGTATCATCGGGGCGATCTTTGGTCCGGAACTGTTGCGCCGCTTTGGCGTTCAGCATCCTGCGGCACGAGGCATGGCGCTGGGCCTGACTTCTCACGCCGTGGGTACTGCCCAAGCGCTGCAGGAGGGAGATGAATGCGGCGCCTTTGCCGCGCTGGCGATGAGTCTGATGGGCGTGATGACAGCGGTATTGCTGCCGCTGGCGGTTACCTTGTTGATGTAG
- a CDS encoding CidA/LrgA family protein yields the protein MLLRGLTWLVLFQLLGTALNVLFIPILPGPIIGLLLLFVALMLRGSASESLQVAASSLLRYLPLLLVPPAVGVMAYTQAILDDFWAIVGVLVLSLVVSLVFTGWLMQLLIRRQQRKRSRA from the coding sequence ATGCTGCTACGCGGGCTGACCTGGCTGGTGCTGTTTCAATTGCTTGGCACCGCACTCAATGTTCTCTTCATACCGATACTGCCGGGGCCGATCATCGGTTTGCTGCTGCTGTTCGTGGCGCTGATGCTGCGTGGCAGTGCAAGTGAGTCGTTGCAGGTCGCGGCCAGCAGTCTGTTGCGCTATCTGCCACTGCTGCTGGTACCGCCTGCGGTTGGCGTAATGGCCTATACCCAGGCCATTCTCGATGATTTCTGGGCCATAGTCGGGGTATTGGTGCTTTCGCTGGTGGTGTCTTTGGTATTTACCGGCTGGCTGATGCAGTTGCTGATCCGTCGCCAGCAGCGCAAGAGGTCTCGAGCATGA
- a CDS encoding MaoC family dehydratase, translating into MPQVPIAELENHIGKLLGHSPWLDIDQQRVDRFAECTGDHQFIHVDPVKAAQTPFGGTIAHGFLSLSLMPMMMEELLVVPEGTRMGVNYGLDSLRFIQPVRVGSRVRLAVTLLDAYEKNPGQWLLKARAVMEIEGVEKPAFIAETLALCIL; encoded by the coding sequence ATGCCACAGGTACCCATCGCGGAACTCGAGAATCACATCGGCAAGCTACTGGGCCACTCGCCCTGGCTCGACATCGACCAGCAGCGGGTCGACCGCTTTGCCGAATGTACAGGGGATCATCAGTTTATCCACGTCGACCCGGTGAAGGCCGCGCAGACACCTTTCGGCGGCACCATTGCCCACGGTTTCCTCTCCCTGTCGCTAATGCCCATGATGATGGAAGAGTTGCTGGTGGTGCCAGAAGGCACTCGAATGGGCGTCAACTACGGCCTCGACAGCCTGCGTTTCATCCAGCCGGTACGGGTCGGCTCACGGGTGCGCCTGGCCGTGACCCTGCTCGACGCCTACGAAAAGAACCCCGGCCAGTGGCTGCTCAAGGCGCGCGCCGTGATGGAAATCGAAGGCGTGGAGAAGC